In Trueperaceae bacterium, the sequence CCGGGTCGTTGTCGTGCCCGGACATCCTCTGCGGGCCCCTGATGCGGTCGATGCTGTAGGTGCTCGTGCCGGCGCCGTAGATCACGCCGTTGAACTCGCTGGCCGCCACCACCCACATGTTGCCTATCGGGTCGAAGCTGTAGAGGACCTTGTCGGCACCGTACCTGTACAGCCCGCAGTTGGTCGAGGTGGTGCAGGCCTTGATGTACTGGAAGGGCGCGGGCGAAGCTCGCCAGGCGCCACCGTCCCAGTAGCGCCACTGCCCGCCACTAAGTTCCATGGCCGTACCGGTGGGTCCGCCCGCCCACAGGTCGAGGCTGTAGAGGCTGTTACCGAAGTAGAGCCCTTCGCCCCTGACGTTGGGGTCCGAGGTGTCGCCCTGAGCGGCGCTGATCTGGTTCTGCGAGTTCTCGGGGAGGGGAACGAAGTCGGCGCTCCAGTCGACGCCGCCCGTGAGCTCGGGGGCGTGGGTTCCGTAGCCGTTCGTGTAGCTGGGGTTCTGGGACGAGGGCGACATGCTGCCGGACCCCTTGAACCCTGCGTTGTAGAACTCCGCGCCTTGCCTACCGAAGTAGTCGTTGTTGCACTTGGTCAGGCGGGCGTCGCTACAGCCGGCGCTCGTCACCTCGTCGCCGAACCATGACTGCCGGTAGTAGCGGAAGTAGGAGTTGGTGTGCACCGGGCCGTCGAACAGCGTGCGGTCCGTGAACCAGATGTCGCTGCCGCTGGGGCCGCTACGGTGAACGTTCGTGAAGAGCGCGTACCGCGCGAAGCTGCCGCGACCGACCGTGAAGCGGTACTCGCCTTGCAGCACCACGTTGCGGTTGAAATCGCCGATCTCGCCGGTGGCGACCATGACGAAGGGGATGGCGTACTCCTGCTCGGGTCGGTAACCGGAGCCGGTCCTCGGCTGCCCACCCACGAACCTGGCGGCCGGCATGCGCACGTCGGCCAGGAGAGGCTCACCGCAGGCTTCGTCCGTCACGTAGATGCGCACGCGACCGACCGCCGAGCCCCCCGTAGTGAACGTGTTGCTGCACACCAGGTTGTCGATGCTGGCTTGCAGTGCCGTGGTCACGGGTTCGAGTTGCGAGATGACCGATGCGGGCGTGGGGGCCGTCCCGGCGTTGTTGTTCGTGCCGAACGACCAAGACCCGGAGAGGTTCGAGTTGGAGGCAACCAGCGAGCTCAGCGCCGCCCGCACGTCCG encodes:
- a CDS encoding DUF4900 domain-containing protein, with the protein product MTPTKKRREQGIAMIMALTLLVVVGGVVTLMFARTLGEIQHSADDAGIVQTLMIARGSANLGASVLTTDVRAALSSLVASNSNLSGSWSFGTNNNAGTAPTPASVISQLEPVTTALQASIDNLVCSNTFTTGGSAVGRVRIYVTDEACGEPLLADVRMPAARFVGGQPRTGSGYRPEQEYAIPFVMVATGEIGDFNRNVVLQGEYRFTVGRGSFARYALFTNVHRSGPSGSDIWFTDRTLFDGPVHTNSYFRYYRQSWFGDEVTSAGCSDARLTKCNNDYFGRQGAEFYNAGFKGSGSMSPSSQNPSYTNGYGTHAPELTGGVDWSADFVPLPENSQNQISAAQGDTSDPNVRGEGLYFGNSLYSLDLWAGGPTGTAMELSGGQWRYWDGGAWRASPAPFQYIKACTTSTNCGLYRYGADKVLYSFDPIGNMWVVAASEFNGVIYGAGTSTYSIDRIRGPQRMSGHDNDPAYAPPAIASFAEITIASTNSMRISGDLKYEDRPCSGEPTRQSDGTVLGAVCDNLEAVNVLGLYTQTGNIMFGHNNGWNDSRNAPRDVTVDAVLMSGEGRVSVEDYDSGSERGSVHLTGGIIEYYYGAFGTFNASTGKNSTGYGRSFTYDRRMAAGVAPPYFPTVGTDGVKSVKLFSFGQREQLQ